The Vicia villosa cultivar HV-30 ecotype Madison, WI linkage group LG1, Vvil1.0, whole genome shotgun sequence genome includes a region encoding these proteins:
- the LOC131624498 gene encoding protein DESIGUAL 2-like isoform X1, whose product MAKKYGFLICILVMVMDIIAGILGIQAETSQNKEKHMKIWLFDCRYPSHQAFKLGVAAIILLLLAHAIANLLGGCICVRSRDHHIPATANRQLAVAFQIFSWIVFAVALCMLIIGTLANARSKKYCGIFNHRFLFIGAILCFIHGVFTIPYYVSITAMRREEKRPQTPGPAVIRT is encoded by the exons ATGGCCAAAAAGTATGGCTTCCTTATTTGCATACTTGTCATGGTGATGGATATTATTGCAGGCATACTAGGAATTCAAGCAGAAACATCTCAAAACAAG GAGAAACACATGAAGATATGGCTATTTGATTGTAGATATCCTAGCCATCAAGCTTTTAAGCTAGGAGTTGCAGCTATTATTCTCTTGCTTCTTGCTCACGCAATTGCTAACTTGCTTGGAGGCTGCATTTGTGTTAGATCTAGAGATCATCACATTCCAGCTACAGCTAATAGGCAATTAGCAGTGGCTTTTCAAATCTTCTCTTG GATTGTGTTTGCGGTTGCATTGTGTATGCTGATTATTGGTACATTAGCAAACGCAAGATCAAAAAAATATTGTGGAATATTTAATCACAGGTTTCTATTCATAGGTGCCATTTTGTGTTTCATACATGGAGTGTTCACTATTCCTTATTATGTTTCAATCACAGCCATGAGAAGGGAAGAAAAGAGGCCACAAACCCCCGGACCCGCCGTAATACGCACTTGA
- the LOC131624498 gene encoding protein DESIGUAL 2-like isoform X2, with protein MAKKYGFLICILVMVMDIIAGILGIQAETSQNKEKHMKIWLFDCRYPSHQAFKLGVAAIILLLLAHAIANLLGGCICVRSRDHHIPATANRQLAVAFQIFSWCHFVFHTWSVHYSLLCFNHSHEKGRKEATNPRTRRNTHLI; from the exons ATGGCCAAAAAGTATGGCTTCCTTATTTGCATACTTGTCATGGTGATGGATATTATTGCAGGCATACTAGGAATTCAAGCAGAAACATCTCAAAACAAG GAGAAACACATGAAGATATGGCTATTTGATTGTAGATATCCTAGCCATCAAGCTTTTAAGCTAGGAGTTGCAGCTATTATTCTCTTGCTTCTTGCTCACGCAATTGCTAACTTGCTTGGAGGCTGCATTTGTGTTAGATCTAGAGATCATCACATTCCAGCTACAGCTAATAGGCAATTAGCAGTGGCTTTTCAAATCTTCTCTTG GTGCCATTTTGTGTTTCATACATGGAGTGTTCACTATTCCTTATTATGTTTCAATCACAGCCATGAGAAGGGAAGAAAAGAGGCCACAAACCCCCGGACCCGCCGTAATACGCACTTGATTTAA
- the LOC131624510 gene encoding putative 4-hydroxy-4-methyl-2-oxoglutarate aldolase 3 gives MSSLATAEICDTNISHLSSGDLRILHPVFQIYGQSQAFSGPIVTVKVFEDNVLVRELLETKGEGRVLVVDGGGSMRCALVGGNLVQLAQSMGWSGIVVNGCVRDVDEISLCQVGVRALGSHPLRSNKKGFGEKHVGVYVGGSFIRDGEWLYADNDGVIVSKFELSI, from the coding sequence ATGTCTTCACTAGCAACAGCAGAGATATGTGACACAAACATATCACATCTATCAAGTGGTGATTTAAGGATACTACATCCAGTGTTCCAGATATATGGCCAGTCACAAGCATTCTCAGGGCCAATAGTTACTGTAAAAGTGTTTGAAGACAATGTTTTGGTCAGAGAGCTTCTTGAAACAAAGGGAGAAGGAAGAGTTTTGGTTGTTGATGGAGGAGGGAGCATGAGGTGTGCTTTGGTTGGAGGGAATTTGGTGCAGTTGGCACAAAGTATGGGTTGGTCAGGAATTGTTGTGAATGGTTGTGTTAGAGATGTGGATGAGATTAGTTTGTGTCAAGTTGGTGTTAGGGCTTTGGGTTCTCATCCACTTAGGTCTAATAAGAAAGGTTTTGGTGAGAAACATGTTGGTGTTTATGTTGGAGGAAGTTTTATTAGGGATGGTGAATGGCTTTATGCAGATAATGATGGTGTTATTGTGTCCAAATTTGAGTTGTCGATATGA
- the LOC131645029 gene encoding STOREKEEPER protein-like, protein MAPPKRLRITPLDDPPTASSSSDDDQPPSSKKPEDEVVDEEDSEEETDQNEEDDEDEEEGSSSEEEQVQPPSKNPPPSTPISNPKPDSGSESESGAESGSESRSESDSEQEPTPPNAKVKPLASKPMKAQPQAQAQSTPVSQSTPVPARSGTKRANENGSKPAKKKTAAGGGSENEADGDGDVKMTGEDSKKMNPRVFTEEDEIAILKGLADFISKTGKDPMKDLVAFHSFVKKSIHGDATSEQLKRKVRGLKMKFKDGGSFTKEHDKKAFELYKKVWGNTEGNNGGNEGEENGKVNEKTPKSTKKEAPVRNNGSAKKEVVAKNGAGKDEGGVDKSLALSEMCKFGEAAGLSLLNKNAVERGMGLLEESKADEFDEGWRKVQIAEMELFVTRGQLLKDQTRIALDALKKSV, encoded by the coding sequence ATGGCACCACCAAAGCGACTCCGCATCACTCCGCTCGACGATCCACCCACCGCCTCCTCCTCCTCCGATGACGACCAACCACCTTCCTCCAAAAAGCCAGAAGATGAAGTAGTCGATGAAGAagattcagaagaagaaactgatcagaatgaagaagatgatgaagatgaagaggaagGCTCTTCATCCGAAGAAGAACAAGTTCAACCTCCTTCCAAAAACCCTCCACCATCTACCCCAATCTCAAACCCTAAGCCCGACTCCGGTTCTGAATCGGAGTCTGGTGCCGAATCCGGATCAGAATCCAGATCCGAATCTGATTCTGAACAAGAACCTACTCCACCTAACGCCAAAGTCAAGCCTCTCGCATCCAAACCCATGAAAGCCCAACCACAAGCCCAAGCCCAATCTACTCCTGTATCCCAATCTACTCCTGTACCTGCCAGATCTGGAACAAAGCGTGCAAACGAAAACGGTTCCAAACCTGCTAAGAAGAAAACCGCCGCCGGCGGTGGTTCTGAGAACGAGGCGGATGGAGACGGTGACGTGAAGATGACCGGGGAAGACTCAAAGAAGATGAATCCGAGAGTCTTCACTGAAGAAGACGAGATTGCCATTCTGAAAGGTCTTGCTGACTTCATATCCAAAACTGGAAAGGATCCGATGAAGGACCTGGTGGCATTTCATAGTTTTGTGAAGAAATCTATTCACGGGGATGCGACTAGCGAACAGCTGAAGCGGAAGGTTCGtggtttgaagatgaagttcaaagACGGTGGTAGTTTCACTAAAGAGCATGATAAGAAAGCTTTTGAACTTTACAAAAAGGTTTGGGGCAATACTGAAGGCAATAATGGAGGCAATGAAGGTGAAGAAAATGGGAAAGTGAATGAGAAAACTCCGAAGAGTACTAAGAAGGAGGCTCCGGTGAGAAACAATGGTTCTGCTAAGAAAGAAGTAGTTGCCAAGAATGGTGCTGGAAAAGATGAGGGTGGTGTTGATAAAAGCTTGGCTTTGAGTGAAATGTGTAAATTTGGTGAAGCTGCGGGGTTATCTTTGTTGAACAAGAATGCTGTGGAGAGGGGAATGGGATTGTTGGAGGAGTCTAAGGCTGATGAGTTTGATGAGGGATGGAGAAAGGTTCAAATTGCGGAGATGGAACTGTTTGTGACTCGGGGGCAACTGCTTAAGGATCAGACTAGGATAGCATTGGACGCGTTGAAGAAGTCTGTCTAG
- the LOC131645030 gene encoding kinesin-like protein KIN-14C isoform X2 — translation MASRNQNRPPRSPSTKKGVGAEEIPSDKRRRIGGEKVGGLVRGRAPFGALNNKSEVNEVNNNGGGGGGGSSDGSECSIVDFTDEEVDALLEERMKKGNPRDTKKKMEQMVDLIKRLKQCVRWFKGKKEKLQADLESAEKKCVDTENEMKTKIDELNEAISNLRTTISSLEERVAKEESDKQEVTECYRKEKEARSAAEQTNVSLSTELEKLCDEKSAIERKAIATEDLYKRSQEYNISLQQYNSRLQSNLETVNEANKRLETEKSSIVENLSNARGHNKALQEQVASLKTSQDEATKGKDMLASELKFLRDELKQVRDDRDHQVGQVQALTGEVAKYKEYTGKSSEQLDTLTVKTSALEEICTSQRQQIDMLQQQLTAEREKLKMADLSSSETRAVFEKQETTISQLRERLAEKEFQVIEGESLRKKLHNTILELKGNIRVFCRVRPLLPDDGPAADMVVSFPSSTEALGRGIELAQSGQKYSFSFDKVFNQEASQEDVFTEISQLVQSALDGYKVCIFAYGQTGSGKTYTMVGRPGLPELKGLIPRSLEQIFLVSQSLKDQGWKYTMQASVLEIYNETIRDLLAPAENPGKKYNIIHDANGKNTYVPDLTIVDVCGADEISTLLNRAAQSRSVGRTQMNEQSSRSHFVFTLRISGINENTEQQVQGVLNLIDLAGSERLSKSGATGDRLNETKAINKSLSCLSDVIFALAKKEDHVPFRNSKLTTLLQPCLGGDSKTLMFVNISPDPTSTGESLCSLRFAARVNSCEIGIPRRQTSMKSSSDSRLSYG, via the exons ATGGCTTCCCGGAACCAGAACCGGCCACCGCGAAGCCCCTCCACG AAGAAAGGGGTAGGTGCTGAGGAAATTCCGTCAGACAAGCGGAGAAGGATTGGTGGTGAAAAAGTGGGAGGACTGGTTAGAGGTAGGGCTCCGTTTGGTGCGCTCAACAACAAATCGGAAGTCAATGAAGTTAACAACAACGGCGGTGGCGGCGGCGGTGGTTCTTCTGATGGATCTGAATGTAGTATAGTTGATTTTACTGACGAGGAAGTAGATGCTTTGTTAGAAGAGAGGATGAAAAAGGGGAATCCTCGTGATACTAAG AAAAAAATGGAGCAGATGGTGGACCTTATCAAGAGGCTCAAACAATGTGTAAGATGGtttaaaggaaagaaagaaaagctTCAGGCAGATCTTGAGTCGGCTGAGAAGAAATGTGTTGATACTG AGAATGAGATGAAAACTAAGATAGATGAATTGAATGAGGCTATATCAAATTTAAGGACGACGATTTCTTCTTTAGAAGAGAGGGTTgcaaaggaagaatcagataaacAG GAAGTGACTGAATGttatagaaaagaaaaagaagccagAAGTGCAGCTGAGCAGACGAACGTTTCTCTTTCAACTGAACTTGAGAAACTTTGTGATGAGAAATCGGCTATTGAGCGGAAG GCCATTGCAACCGAGGACCTGTACAAGCGATCGCAAGAGTATAATATCAGTTTGCAGCAGTACAATAGTCGCCTTCAGTCAAATCTGGAAACAGTTAATGAGGCAAATAAACGACTGGAAACAGAGAAATCAAGTATTGTTGAGAACCTTAGCAATGCAAGAGGCCACAATAAGGCATTGCAAGAGCAAGTGGCATCTCTGAAA ACTTCACAAGACGAGGCTACAAAGGGGAAAGACATGTTAGCCAGTGAACTCAAATTCCTCCGAGATGAATTAAAACAAGTTAGAGACGACCGTGATCACCAAGTTGGACAAGTACAAGCCTTAACCGGAGAAGTAGCCAAATACAAAGAATATACAGGGAAATCAAGTGAACAACTGGATACATTGACGGTTAAAACAAGTGCTCTTGAG GAGATATGTACTTCACAAAGGCAACAAATAGATATGTTGCAGCAGCAATTGACGGCTGAAAGAGAGAAGTTGAAG ATGGCCGATTTATCTTCTTCAGAAACAAGAGCAGTGTTTGAAAAACAGGAAACAACTATTAGTCAACTACGAGAGAGATTGGcagaaaaagaatttcaagtaatTGAAGGAGAGTCATTACGAAAGAAACTGCACAACACTATTCTG GAATTAAAAGGAAATATCCGTGTGTTCTGCCGTGTGCGACCTTTGTTACCGGATGATGGTCCTGCAGCAGACATGGTAGTTTCTTTCCCTTCATCAACAGAAGCTCTTGGCCGGGGCATTGAATTGGCACAGAGCG GGCAGAAGTATTCTTTTTCATTTGACAAAGTATTTAATCAAGAGGCTTCTCAGGAGGATGTTTTCACAGAGATTTCACAGCTTGTACAAAGTGCACTTGATGGGTACAAG GTTTGCATTTTTGCTTACGGACAAACAGGTTCTGGAAAAACCTATACGATGGTTGGCAGGCCTGGTCTCCCCGAGCTGAAAGGCTTGATACCACGTTCACTTGAACAGATATTCCTGGTTAGTCAATCTCTGAAAGATCAAGGATGGAAGTACACTATGCAG GCCTCGGTACTTGAAATATACAACGAGACAATAAGGGATTTATTAGCACCAGCAGAAAATCCTGGAAAAAAGTACAATATTATACATGATGCCAATGGAAAAAACACATATGTTCCAGACCTAACTATTGTGGACGTGTGCGGCGCAGATGAGATTTCCACTCTCCTAAACCGGGCTGCACAAAGCAG ATCAGTAGGAAGAACACAGATGAATGAACAATCGTCACGAAGTCACTTTGTCTTTACTCTGCGCATCAGCGGCATTAATGAG AACACCGAACAACAAGTACAAGGTGTGCTAAACTTGATTGATCTTGCTGGAAGTGAAAGGCTGTCGAAAAGTGGAGCAACTGGGGACCGTTTGAATGAAACTAAG GCTATAAACAAAAGTCTTTCCTGTTTGAGTGATGTCATTTTTGCCTTGGCGAAAAAAGAGGATCATGTCCCCTTCAGGAATTCTAAACTGACAACCCTTCTCCAG CCATGTCTTGGTGGAGATTCAAAGACGTTGATGTTTGTAAATATTTCGCCTGACCCAACTTCAACAGGAGAATCACTTTGTTCTCTTCGTTTTGCTGCGAGAGTAAATAGTTGCGAGATTGGTATTCCTCGGCGCCAGACATCCATGAAATCCTCCTCCGATTCTCGTTTGAGCTACGGCTAA
- the LOC131645030 gene encoding kinesin-like protein KIN-14C isoform X1: protein MASRNQNRPPRSPSTMQKKGVGAEEIPSDKRRRIGGEKVGGLVRGRAPFGALNNKSEVNEVNNNGGGGGGGSSDGSECSIVDFTDEEVDALLEERMKKGNPRDTKKKMEQMVDLIKRLKQCVRWFKGKKEKLQADLESAEKKCVDTENEMKTKIDELNEAISNLRTTISSLEERVAKEESDKQEVTECYRKEKEARSAAEQTNVSLSTELEKLCDEKSAIERKAIATEDLYKRSQEYNISLQQYNSRLQSNLETVNEANKRLETEKSSIVENLSNARGHNKALQEQVASLKTSQDEATKGKDMLASELKFLRDELKQVRDDRDHQVGQVQALTGEVAKYKEYTGKSSEQLDTLTVKTSALEEICTSQRQQIDMLQQQLTAEREKLKMADLSSSETRAVFEKQETTISQLRERLAEKEFQVIEGESLRKKLHNTILELKGNIRVFCRVRPLLPDDGPAADMVVSFPSSTEALGRGIELAQSGQKYSFSFDKVFNQEASQEDVFTEISQLVQSALDGYKVCIFAYGQTGSGKTYTMVGRPGLPELKGLIPRSLEQIFLVSQSLKDQGWKYTMQASVLEIYNETIRDLLAPAENPGKKYNIIHDANGKNTYVPDLTIVDVCGADEISTLLNRAAQSRSVGRTQMNEQSSRSHFVFTLRISGINENTEQQVQGVLNLIDLAGSERLSKSGATGDRLNETKAINKSLSCLSDVIFALAKKEDHVPFRNSKLTTLLQPCLGGDSKTLMFVNISPDPTSTGESLCSLRFAARVNSCEIGIPRRQTSMKSSSDSRLSYG from the exons ATGGCTTCCCGGAACCAGAACCGGCCACCGCGAAGCCCCTCCACG ATGCAGAAGAAAGGGGTAGGTGCTGAGGAAATTCCGTCAGACAAGCGGAGAAGGATTGGTGGTGAAAAAGTGGGAGGACTGGTTAGAGGTAGGGCTCCGTTTGGTGCGCTCAACAACAAATCGGAAGTCAATGAAGTTAACAACAACGGCGGTGGCGGCGGCGGTGGTTCTTCTGATGGATCTGAATGTAGTATAGTTGATTTTACTGACGAGGAAGTAGATGCTTTGTTAGAAGAGAGGATGAAAAAGGGGAATCCTCGTGATACTAAG AAAAAAATGGAGCAGATGGTGGACCTTATCAAGAGGCTCAAACAATGTGTAAGATGGtttaaaggaaagaaagaaaagctTCAGGCAGATCTTGAGTCGGCTGAGAAGAAATGTGTTGATACTG AGAATGAGATGAAAACTAAGATAGATGAATTGAATGAGGCTATATCAAATTTAAGGACGACGATTTCTTCTTTAGAAGAGAGGGTTgcaaaggaagaatcagataaacAG GAAGTGACTGAATGttatagaaaagaaaaagaagccagAAGTGCAGCTGAGCAGACGAACGTTTCTCTTTCAACTGAACTTGAGAAACTTTGTGATGAGAAATCGGCTATTGAGCGGAAG GCCATTGCAACCGAGGACCTGTACAAGCGATCGCAAGAGTATAATATCAGTTTGCAGCAGTACAATAGTCGCCTTCAGTCAAATCTGGAAACAGTTAATGAGGCAAATAAACGACTGGAAACAGAGAAATCAAGTATTGTTGAGAACCTTAGCAATGCAAGAGGCCACAATAAGGCATTGCAAGAGCAAGTGGCATCTCTGAAA ACTTCACAAGACGAGGCTACAAAGGGGAAAGACATGTTAGCCAGTGAACTCAAATTCCTCCGAGATGAATTAAAACAAGTTAGAGACGACCGTGATCACCAAGTTGGACAAGTACAAGCCTTAACCGGAGAAGTAGCCAAATACAAAGAATATACAGGGAAATCAAGTGAACAACTGGATACATTGACGGTTAAAACAAGTGCTCTTGAG GAGATATGTACTTCACAAAGGCAACAAATAGATATGTTGCAGCAGCAATTGACGGCTGAAAGAGAGAAGTTGAAG ATGGCCGATTTATCTTCTTCAGAAACAAGAGCAGTGTTTGAAAAACAGGAAACAACTATTAGTCAACTACGAGAGAGATTGGcagaaaaagaatttcaagtaatTGAAGGAGAGTCATTACGAAAGAAACTGCACAACACTATTCTG GAATTAAAAGGAAATATCCGTGTGTTCTGCCGTGTGCGACCTTTGTTACCGGATGATGGTCCTGCAGCAGACATGGTAGTTTCTTTCCCTTCATCAACAGAAGCTCTTGGCCGGGGCATTGAATTGGCACAGAGCG GGCAGAAGTATTCTTTTTCATTTGACAAAGTATTTAATCAAGAGGCTTCTCAGGAGGATGTTTTCACAGAGATTTCACAGCTTGTACAAAGTGCACTTGATGGGTACAAG GTTTGCATTTTTGCTTACGGACAAACAGGTTCTGGAAAAACCTATACGATGGTTGGCAGGCCTGGTCTCCCCGAGCTGAAAGGCTTGATACCACGTTCACTTGAACAGATATTCCTGGTTAGTCAATCTCTGAAAGATCAAGGATGGAAGTACACTATGCAG GCCTCGGTACTTGAAATATACAACGAGACAATAAGGGATTTATTAGCACCAGCAGAAAATCCTGGAAAAAAGTACAATATTATACATGATGCCAATGGAAAAAACACATATGTTCCAGACCTAACTATTGTGGACGTGTGCGGCGCAGATGAGATTTCCACTCTCCTAAACCGGGCTGCACAAAGCAG ATCAGTAGGAAGAACACAGATGAATGAACAATCGTCACGAAGTCACTTTGTCTTTACTCTGCGCATCAGCGGCATTAATGAG AACACCGAACAACAAGTACAAGGTGTGCTAAACTTGATTGATCTTGCTGGAAGTGAAAGGCTGTCGAAAAGTGGAGCAACTGGGGACCGTTTGAATGAAACTAAG GCTATAAACAAAAGTCTTTCCTGTTTGAGTGATGTCATTTTTGCCTTGGCGAAAAAAGAGGATCATGTCCCCTTCAGGAATTCTAAACTGACAACCCTTCTCCAG CCATGTCTTGGTGGAGATTCAAAGACGTTGATGTTTGTAAATATTTCGCCTGACCCAACTTCAACAGGAGAATCACTTTGTTCTCTTCGTTTTGCTGCGAGAGTAAATAGTTGCGAGATTGGTATTCCTCGGCGCCAGACATCCATGAAATCCTCCTCCGATTCTCGTTTGAGCTACGGCTAA
- the LOC131624521 gene encoding thioredoxin-like protein CXXS1: protein METIEQNKPKVVVIDSLQSWEFYVNQASNQNSPIVVHFTASWCMPSVAMISFFEELASDYPDFLFLSVDVDEVKEVATKNDIKAMPTFLFLKDGTASEKIVGANPEELKKRIDGLVQTTRASVA, encoded by the exons ATGGAAACCATAGAGCAAAACAAACCCAAGGTGGTGGTGATTGATTCTTTGCAATCATGGGAATTCTATGTCAACCAAGCTTCTAACCAGAATTCTCCT ATTGTCGTTCACTTTACTGCTTCATGGTGCATGCCATCAGTGGCTATGATTTCGTTTTTTGAAGAGCTTGCATCAGATTATCCagattttctctttctctctgttGATGTTGATGAAGTTAAG GAGGTGGCCACCAAGAATGACATAAAGGCAATGCCGACATTTCTGTTTCTGAAAGATGGTACTGCATCGGAGAAGATAGTTGGTGCGAATCCAGAAGAGCTAAAGAAAAGGATAGACGGGTTGGTTCAGACCACTCGCGCATCGGTTGCGTAG